In Miscanthus floridulus cultivar M001 chromosome 5, ASM1932011v1, whole genome shotgun sequence, one genomic interval encodes:
- the LOC136451461 gene encoding cytokinin dehydrogenase 1-like — protein MAVVNLLFAALIACSHALVGTLAIVGDHRPWPPALAALVAEGRLRTDTNATVAASTDFGNITSALPAAVLYPSSTGDLAALLAAANSTPGWPYTIAFRGRGHSLMGQAFAPGGVVVNMASLGDAAAAAAPRINVSADGRYVDAGGEQMWIDVLRASLTRGVAPRSWTDYLYLTVGGTLSNAGISGQAFRHGPQISNVLELDVITGHGEMMTCSKELNADLFDAVLGGLGQFGVITRARIVVEPARARWVRLVYTDFATFTADQERLIAPRADGAFGPMSYVEGSVFVNQSLATDLTNTEFFSDADVARIVELARERNATTVYSIEATINYDNATSVDQELKSVLDTLSFVEGFAFQRDVTYEEFLDRVHNEEVALDKMGLWRVPHPWLNMFVPRSRIADVDRGVFKGILQGTDIVGQFIVYPLNKSMWDDDMSAATPSEDVFYAVSLLISSVANDLARLKEQNRRILRFCDLAGIQYKSYLARYTNRSDWVRHFGTVKWNRFVEMKNKYDPNKLLSPGQDIFN, from the exons ATGGCGGTGGTTAACCTGCTGTTTGCTGCGCTAATCGCCTGCTCTCATGCACTAGTAGGCACGCTTGCGATTGTTGGAGATCACCGTCCCTGGCCACCCGCCCTCGCCGCGCTCGTGGCGGAGGGCAGGCTCCGAACCGACACCAACGCCACGGTGGCGGCCTCGACGGACTTCGGCAACATCACGTCGGCGCTGCCGGCGGCGGTCCTGTACCCGTCGTCCACGGGTGacctggcggcgctcctggccgCGGCCAACTCCACCCCCGGGTGGCCCTACACCATCGCGTTCCGTGGCCGCGGCCACTCGCTCATGGGCCAAGCCTTCGCCCCCGGCGGCGTGGTCGTCAACATGGCCTCCCtgggcgacgccgccgccgccgccgcgccgcgcatCAACGTGTCCGCGGACGGCCGGTACGTGGACGCCGGCGGCGAGCAGATGTGGATCGACGTGCTGCGCGCGTCGCTGACGCGCGGGGTGGCGCCGCGGTCCTGGACGGACTACCTCTACCTCACCGTCGGCGGCACACTGTCCAACGCCGGCATCAGCGGCCAGGCGTTCCGGCACGGCCCACAGATATCTAACGTGTTGGAGCTGGACGTTATCACCG GCCACGGGGAGATGATGACGTGCTCCAAGGAGCTCAACGCTGACCTGTTCGACGCCGTCCTGGGCGGGCTGGGCCAGTTCGGCGTGATCACCCGCGCACGGATCGTGGTGGAgccggcgcgggcgcggtggGTGCGGCTCGTCTACACCGACTTCGCCACGTTCACCGCCGACCAGGAGCGGCTCATCGCCCCGCGGGCCGACGGCGCGTTCGGCCCGATGAGCTACGTCGAGGGGTCGGTGTTCGTGAACCAGAGCCTCGCCACCGACCTCACGAACACGGAGTTCTTCTCCGACGCCGACGTCGCCAGGATCGTGGAGCTGGCGAGGGAGAGGAACGCCACCACCGTGTACAGCATCGAGGCCACCATCAACTACGACAACGCCACGTCGGTGGACCAG GAGCTCAAGTCTGTGCTGGACACGCTAAGCTTCGTGGAGGGGTTCGCGTTCCAGCGCGACGTGACCTACGAGGAGTTCCTGGACAGGGTGCATAACGAGGAGGTGGCGCTCGACAAGATGGGGCTATGGCGAGTGCCGCACCCGTGGCTCAACATGTTCGTGCCGCGGTCGCGCATCGCCGACGTGGACCGCGGCGTCTTCAAGGGCATCCTCCAGGGCACCGACATCGTCGGCCAGTTCATCGTCTACCCCCTCAACAAATCCAT GTGGGACGACGACATGTCGGCGGCGACGCCGTCGGAGGACGTGTTCTACGCAGTGTCGCTGCTCATCTCGTCGGTGGCCAACGACCTAGCGAGGCTGAAGGAGCAGAACCGGAGGATCCTGCGCTTCTGCGACCTCGCCGGGATCCAGTACAAGAGCTACCTGGCGCGTTACACCAATCGCAGTGACTGGGTCCGCCACTTCGGCACCGTCAAGTGGAATCGCTTCGTGGAGATGAAGAACAAGTACGACCCCAACAAGCTGCTCTCCCCCGGCCAGGACATCTTCAACTGA
- the LOC136451462 gene encoding zinc finger CCCH domain-containing protein 17-like, whose amino-acid sequence MPISSTLAARLRTGHSPAPSPARAPARWSPYARPSVSEPCGGAKSSRPTLRLDPATTRLLGPVQKVVLSGSSRRAKPDAPDAASAAPARRRCGNDMTNPKPEPKPKPANGDDMPPLEDKRRCSGEGGFVFLCALAGHTEAISGISLPLGFDKLYSGSADGSVRIWDCNSGKCVDVIKMGGKVGCMITHGPWVFIGIPKSVEAWNTKTGMKLSLQGPSSLVCSMAITDEMLFAGTGDGPIMAWKFPSKESNIEPVLILSGHQRPVVSLSISARRLYSGSLDKTIKAWDLTTRQCVQTLFEHKAAVTSVLCWDEKLLSCSLDKTVKVWTLSESGNLQAKYTHAEEHGLRTLFGMHRVGKTPVLFCSLHNSNCIRLLDLPSFDGMGTLFAKKEVRTIELAAGGLLFTGDCSGELKVWRWAPQDQEAVADVHS is encoded by the exons ATGCCGATCTCCTCCACCCTCGCCGCGCGCCTCCGCACCGGCCACTCTCCCGCACCCTCACCCGCACGCGCGCCCGCACGGTGGAGCCCCTACGCCAGACCCTCTGTGTCTGAGCCTTGCGGCGGCGCCAAGTCCTCCCGCCCGACCCTTCGCCTCGATCCGGCGACGACGAGGCTCCTCGGCCCTGTTCAGAAGGTGGTGCTGTCCGGATCGAGTCGCCGTGCCAAGCCCGATGCGCCCGATGCTGCATCTGCAGCACCCGCACGGCGGCGATGCGGAAACGACATGACAAACCCGAAGCCTGAGCCGAAGCCGAAACCGGCTAATGGAGACGATATGCCGCCCCTTGAGGATAAGCGCCGCTGCAGCGGTGAGGGCGGCTTCGTCTTCCTCTGCGCCCTTGCTGGACACACGGAG GCTATCAGTGGGATTTCTCTGCCGCTGGGTTTCGACAAGCTCTACTCCGGCAGCGCCGACGGATCTGTTCGCATCTGGGACTGCAATTCCGGCAAG TGTGTTGATGTCATCAAGATGGGAGGCAAGGTTGGCTGCATGATCACCCATGGCCCATGGGTATTCATTGGAATTCCGAAGTCTGTGGAG GCTTGGAACACAAAGACAGGGATGAAACTAAGTCTTCAAGGGCCTTCTAGTCTGGTTTGTTCCATGGCTATCACGGATGAGATGCTGTTTGCTGGTACGGGAGATGGTCCCATCATGGCCTGGAAATTTCCTTCTAAGGAGAGTAACATTGAACCAGTGTTGATCCTCAGTGGCCATCAACGTCCAGTTGTTTCACTGTCTATCTCAGCAAGAAGACTTTACTCTGGCTCACTTGACAAGACCATCAAA GCATGGGACCTTACGACTCGGCAGTGTGTCCAAACACTCTTTGAGCATAAAGCTGCTGTAACATCTGTGCTTTGTTGGGATGAGAAGTTATTATCTTGCTCCCTTGACAAGACTGTAAAGGTCTGGACTCTGTCAGAGTCTGGAAACCTTCAAGCCAAATATACTCATGCTGAGGAGCAT GGTTTGCGCACACTCTTCGGCATGCACCGAGTTGGGAAGACGCCAGTTCTCTTCTGCTCCCTCCACAACAGCAATTGCATCCGTTTGCTCGACTTGCCATC GTTCGACGGGATGGGCACACTCTTCGCCAAGAAGGAAGTGAGGACCATCGAGCTCGCAGCTGGTGGGCTGCTCTTCACCGGAGACTGCTCCGGCGAGCTGAAAGTGTGGAGGTGGGCGCCCCAGGACCAGGAGGCAGTGGCGGATGTGCATTCATAG